In Streptomyces sp. NBC_01426, one genomic interval encodes:
- a CDS encoding antibiotic biosynthesis monooxygenase family protein, translating to MNIQPVPAFEPPYLMAVFTDVRTADESDYPETGARMSELVAANPGLLGHESARTPGGLGITVAYFRDEESLTAWREDREHRAAMRRGREDWYESYTLHVATVERSHGFVRAEH from the coding sequence ATGAACATCCAGCCCGTGCCGGCGTTCGAACCGCCGTACCTGATGGCCGTCTTCACCGATGTCCGCACCGCCGACGAGAGCGACTACCCGGAGACGGGCGCCCGGATGAGCGAGCTGGTCGCGGCCAACCCCGGCCTCCTCGGCCACGAGTCCGCGCGCACCCCGGGCGGTCTCGGCATCACCGTCGCCTACTTCCGCGACGAGGAGTCGCTGACGGCCTGGCGCGAGGACCGGGAGCACCGGGCGGCCATGCGGCGGGGCCGCGAGGACTGGTACGAGAGCTACACCCTGCACGTCGCGACCGTCGAACGGAGCCACGGATTTGTCCGCGCCGAGCACTGA
- a CDS encoding DUF2797 domain-containing protein, whose translation MTWWCTGIRWKDGGPSIGWYGPERGERAGVLGYGHRLAFAARGERHCLGVWRAGRRTPCPTGRPVPGRAGSSQCPECARLDRSFSVAADTNVADPRTYRVYLAWFGPGLLKVGITAEERGPARLLEQGAVTWAWLGRGPLMATRRTEELLRAALGVPDRIAYARKRAVRAHLPPRAERAGEVAELHARAAALPGWPESLERLGCEVVDHAVPFGLDTLPEPARVVTEMVPDGTVTGTLVGAAGPDLHFADGLVVDARLLAGWELVAPREDGGAEVPTAVVAPPSPGVGQERLF comes from the coding sequence GTGACCTGGTGGTGCACCGGCATCCGCTGGAAGGACGGCGGCCCGTCCATCGGCTGGTACGGGCCCGAGCGCGGGGAGCGCGCCGGCGTGCTCGGGTACGGGCACCGGCTGGCCTTCGCCGCCCGGGGCGAGCGGCACTGCCTGGGCGTGTGGCGGGCCGGCAGGCGGACCCCGTGCCCGACCGGCCGACCGGTGCCGGGCCGGGCGGGGAGCTCCCAGTGTCCCGAGTGCGCCCGGCTGGACCGGTCCTTCTCGGTGGCCGCCGACACCAACGTCGCCGATCCGCGCACGTACCGGGTGTACCTGGCGTGGTTCGGCCCCGGCCTGCTCAAGGTCGGCATCACCGCCGAGGAGCGCGGCCCGGCCCGGTTGCTGGAGCAGGGCGCGGTGACCTGGGCCTGGCTCGGGCGCGGGCCGCTGATGGCGACCCGGCGCACCGAGGAACTCCTGCGGGCCGCCCTCGGGGTGCCCGATCGGATCGCGTACGCCCGCAAGCGCGCCGTACGGGCCCACCTGCCGCCGCGCGCGGAGCGGGCCGGGGAGGTGGCCGAGCTGCACGCCCGGGCCGCGGCCCTGCCGGGATGGCCGGAGTCGCTGGAGCGACTGGGCTGCGAAGTCGTCGACCACGCCGTCCCGTTCGGCCTCGACACGCTGCCCGAACCCGCACGGGTGGTCACCGAGATGGTGCCCGACGGGACGGTGACGGGGACCCTAGTGGGCGCGGCCGGACCGGATCTGCACTTCGCGGACGGGCTGGTGGTGGACGCCCGACTGCTCGCCGGCTGGGAGCTGGTCGCACCGCGGGAGGACGGCGGCGCGGAGGTGCCGACGGCCGTCGTCGCGCCGCCGTCCCCGGGGGTCGGGCAGGAACGGCTGTTCTGA
- a CDS encoding Lrp/AsnC family transcriptional regulator codes for MDDIDRALVLRLQQDAGQSYAALGAAVGLSAGATHERVRKLRERGVIRRTTVDVDPAAVGSGVLAYVMVDSNAWMGDSAEAFAAIPEIQEAHVIAGSASVLVKVRSATTVQLQDVLRRLYAIDGVSGTQATVVLDTFFERPLPL; via the coding sequence GTGGACGACATCGACCGGGCGCTCGTCCTGCGCCTCCAGCAGGACGCCGGCCAGTCCTACGCGGCCCTCGGCGCGGCCGTCGGCCTCTCGGCCGGCGCCACGCACGAGCGCGTACGGAAACTGCGCGAGCGCGGAGTGATCCGGCGGACCACGGTCGACGTGGACCCGGCCGCCGTGGGCAGCGGGGTGCTGGCCTACGTGATGGTCGACTCCAACGCCTGGATGGGGGACTCGGCGGAGGCCTTCGCCGCGATCCCGGAGATCCAGGAGGCGCACGTCATCGCCGGCAGCGCGTCGGTGCTGGTCAAGGTCCGCTCCGCCACCACCGTGCAGCTACAGGACGTACTGCGCCGCCTCTACGCCATCGACGGGGTCAGCGGAACGCAGGCCACCGTCGTCCTGGACACCTTCTTCGAACGGCCGCTCCCGCTGTGA
- a CDS encoding SMP-30/gluconolactonase/LRE family protein, which yields MSATADPDLYEILDDRFRTGRCANGDMRLERLYDDCRWAEGPLYLPAWRQLVWSDIPNDRMLRWDEATGAVSVFRSPAGHSNGNTLDREGRLITCEQGNRRVTRTEPDGSLTVLADHWDGKRLNSPNDAVVRSDGSVWFSDPDFGITNDYEGHRAPSEIGACNLYRADPATGEVRLVADGFLGPNGLVFSPDESELYAADTRAGHIRAFKVTDDGTLTHDRVFAVCPSVDNIRFDDQGRLWAAAMADGVRCHAADGTLIGRLRVPEPVSNITFGGPKNNRLFITATTSLYSLVMSVTGLPRVAR from the coding sequence ATGTCAGCTACCGCAGACCCAGACCTGTACGAGATTCTGGACGATCGTTTCCGCACGGGCCGCTGTGCCAACGGTGACATGCGCCTGGAGCGCCTGTACGACGACTGCCGCTGGGCGGAAGGACCGCTCTACCTGCCCGCCTGGCGGCAACTCGTGTGGAGCGACATCCCCAACGACCGCATGCTGCGCTGGGACGAGGCGACCGGCGCCGTCTCCGTCTTCCGTTCCCCGGCCGGCCACTCCAACGGCAACACCCTCGACCGCGAAGGCCGCCTGATCACCTGCGAGCAGGGCAACCGGCGCGTCACCCGCACCGAACCGGACGGCAGCCTCACGGTCCTGGCGGACCACTGGGACGGCAAGCGGCTCAACAGCCCGAACGACGCGGTCGTGCGCTCGGACGGCTCCGTCTGGTTCTCCGACCCGGACTTCGGCATCACCAACGACTACGAGGGCCACCGCGCCCCGAGCGAGATCGGCGCCTGCAACCTCTACCGTGCCGACCCCGCGACGGGCGAGGTCCGACTGGTCGCGGACGGCTTCCTGGGCCCGAACGGCCTCGTCTTCTCCCCGGACGAGAGCGAGCTGTACGCCGCCGACACCCGCGCGGGACACATCCGCGCCTTCAAGGTCACCGACGACGGGACCCTGACCCACGACCGGGTGTTCGCCGTCTGCCCCTCCGTGGACAACATCCGCTTCGACGACCAGGGCAGGCTTTGGGCGGCGGCCATGGCGGACGGCGTGCGCTGCCACGCGGCGGACGGCACTCTGATCGGCCGGCTCCGCGTTCCGGAGCCGGTCTCGAACATCACCTTCGGCGGCCCCAAGAACAACCGCCTCTTCATCACCGCCACCACCTCGCTGTACTCCCTGGTGATGTCGGTGACCGGCCTCCCCCGCGTGGCCCGCTGA
- a CDS encoding PH domain-containing protein — protein MGLFGNAHTVDPVSAQRDYQRLLGQGEQVHAAYLLIRDTILFTDRRLVLVDKQGITGKKVEYHSIPYRSITHFSVETAGHFDLDAELKIWISGGTTPAVEKTFTKGVDIYEVQAILTQFVAR, from the coding sequence ATGGGCCTGTTCGGGAACGCGCACACCGTCGATCCGGTGTCGGCGCAGCGGGACTACCAGCGGCTGCTGGGCCAGGGGGAGCAGGTGCACGCCGCGTACCTCCTGATCCGCGACACCATCCTGTTCACCGATCGGCGGCTGGTGCTCGTCGACAAGCAGGGCATCACGGGCAAGAAGGTGGAGTACCACTCCATCCCCTACCGCAGCATCACGCACTTCTCGGTGGAGACCGCCGGTCACTTCGATCTCGATGCCGAGCTGAAGATCTGGATATCGGGCGGCACGACGCCCGCGGTGGAGAAGACCTTCACCAAGGGCGTCGACATCTACGAGGTGCAGGCGATCCTGACGCAGTTCGTCGCCCGGTAG
- a CDS encoding SSI family serine proteinase inhibitor, translated as MLRLAAFAVTSALAAVAAGPLPPLPLHLLSAPAAAPDRLTVAVSNTGNPLADGDYSLECDPVGGNHPRAQDACARLDTFAKNGENPFAPVAKRQFCTMVDGGPATARITGTWDGKKVDATFRRTNGCDIARWNNMEPVLPSGRA; from the coding sequence ATGCTGCGTCTCGCCGCCTTCGCCGTCACCTCCGCCCTGGCCGCAGTGGCCGCCGGACCGCTGCCACCCCTGCCCCTGCACCTGCTGTCGGCGCCGGCGGCTGCTCCCGACCGGCTGACCGTCGCCGTGTCCAACACCGGCAACCCGCTCGCCGACGGCGACTACTCCCTTGAGTGCGACCCGGTCGGCGGCAACCACCCCCGGGCCCAGGACGCCTGTGCCCGGCTCGACACCTTCGCGAAGAACGGCGAGAACCCCTTCGCACCCGTCGCGAAGCGGCAGTTCTGCACCATGGTCGACGGCGGGCCCGCCACCGCCCGGATCACCGGTACGTGGGACGGGAAGAAGGTGGACGCGACGTTCCGGCGAACGAACGGATGCGACATCGCCCGTTGGAACAACATGGAACCTGTGCTTCCGAGTGGGCGTGCCTGA
- a CDS encoding hybrid sensor histidine kinase/response regulator: MSSRPSRGAARLAAILDALPDALLLVNANGTVVNANSIALEIMESPGTGLVGRGVLDLLPEFDSKLIPGSMRRPGDDEGGRAKPKRMTARRTDGTEFPVEVTSAHLDGRDAYREPAPSYTGDELLMLVVRDLSETVDTEAELARSQRQTEMILRAAAEGVVGTDTDGRVVLVNPAAAQILGYRATDLGNRELHGLIQHSRADGSPFPFEESPLADTLRSGRKHRVRGQVLWNKSGQPVSVDLTTSPVRDGELLVGAVMTFTDRRPYDALAARNAQLMALLDDSLRGPLAELRRELATLAADDAGQLWPEANQLLHHLAAGYSRMTTLVDNVLGFQRLDAGSDKLDKKKVLINAVVAAGVDGAVELIGPGRAQFAVHAPTIEAEVDADRVAAALAHLVADVAGVDATGKTAQGSGYADSTIVVAAAQRGDVVRIEVRGPYEGGNPVHEPIVRGIVAAHGGVLQTVEVPGAPGGAYVLEFPLGAGAGTVTLPEPPKEPEDKAPEGKPNHEGKGESGGRRARRSGVDAFLDDEAEEPKAPEGRGPGQGGGGSALALPSGRRRADGSPADSGPTGSGLAQSPVNPAGLGTGRRRGRDGDGSGNGAAAGPARGPQNGVNGGQGGSGRPVPPQGTAMPALPPVPPVPVSEHPAGRRRALGPAGPPAQPGGPVPATGLVPPVPQRPIAPEGGFALPAGPTPAASPVPGPAPAAPQAPAMAGSAPAPAEADSDAPGGRRGRRVLGAPASEPETPDTAPEAGAQEAADPAHPTGRRRALPATPAWPVPAARTAVEDDQAASAAVPGARQPQDAPAEAAQPISVRALGTLGQGISVDASGSGRRRRLAEPAAQGRAFAIGAPEAGSAEGPEPLDGPGGAVEVVNRPVPRPVDDELPPEPLDNPRRLLVWPAPDAQTQQALSDRGYRPVIVNSREEVDAQIAAFPAALFVDPLTGPITRTALQSLRQAAVAAEVPVLVTAGLGHATREAAYGADPAVLLKALAPRDSEQHPSRVLLIEEHEEIAIALSAALERRGMQVARAGADTDAVELATRMRPNLVVMDLMQVRRRRAGIVDWLRANGQLNRTPLVVYTTAGIDPAELPRLASGESVLFLAERATTADVQGRIVDLLAKIGTN, translated from the coding sequence GTGAGCAGCAGGCCATCCCGAGGCGCTGCTCGCCTCGCAGCAATACTCGACGCTCTTCCCGACGCGCTGTTGCTCGTCAACGCCAACGGCACGGTCGTCAACGCGAATTCGATCGCCCTCGAAATCATGGAGAGTCCCGGCACCGGGCTCGTCGGGCGCGGTGTGCTCGACCTGCTGCCCGAGTTCGACTCCAAGTTGATCCCCGGCTCCATGCGTCGGCCCGGCGACGACGAGGGCGGGCGCGCCAAGCCGAAGCGGATGACCGCGCGGCGCACCGACGGAACCGAGTTCCCCGTCGAGGTCACCAGCGCCCACCTCGATGGCCGCGACGCCTACCGCGAGCCCGCCCCGTCCTACACCGGTGACGAGCTGCTCATGCTCGTCGTACGGGATCTTTCCGAGACGGTGGACACCGAGGCCGAGCTGGCGCGTTCCCAGCGGCAGACCGAGATGATCCTGCGGGCCGCCGCCGAGGGCGTGGTGGGTACCGACACCGACGGTCGGGTCGTGCTGGTCAATCCGGCGGCGGCGCAGATCCTCGGATACCGGGCCACCGACCTCGGCAACCGCGAGCTGCACGGGCTGATCCAGCACTCCCGCGCCGACGGCTCGCCGTTCCCGTTCGAGGAATCGCCCCTCGCCGACACCCTGCGCAGCGGGCGCAAGCACCGGGTCCGCGGCCAGGTCCTGTGGAACAAGTCGGGGCAGCCCGTCTCCGTCGACCTCACCACCTCGCCCGTACGGGACGGGGAGCTGCTCGTCGGCGCCGTCATGACGTTCACGGACCGGCGGCCGTACGACGCCCTCGCGGCCCGCAACGCCCAGTTGATGGCGCTGCTCGACGACTCCCTGCGCGGTCCGCTGGCCGAACTGCGCCGCGAACTGGCGACTCTGGCGGCCGACGACGCCGGTCAGCTGTGGCCGGAGGCCAACCAGCTGCTGCACCACCTGGCCGCCGGGTACTCGCGGATGACCACACTCGTGGACAACGTGCTCGGCTTCCAACGGCTGGACGCGGGCAGCGACAAGCTCGACAAGAAGAAGGTCCTGATCAACGCGGTCGTCGCGGCCGGCGTCGACGGCGCGGTCGAGCTGATCGGGCCGGGCCGGGCGCAGTTCGCCGTGCACGCGCCGACCATCGAGGCCGAGGTGGACGCGGACCGTGTCGCGGCCGCCCTCGCGCATCTGGTCGCGGACGTGGCCGGGGTGGACGCCACCGGCAAGACCGCGCAGGGCAGCGGGTACGCCGACTCGACGATCGTCGTGGCCGCCGCGCAGCGCGGTGACGTCGTACGGATCGAGGTGCGTGGGCCCTACGAGGGGGGCAACCCCGTGCACGAGCCGATCGTGCGGGGCATCGTGGCCGCGCACGGCGGTGTGTTGCAGACGGTCGAGGTCCCGGGTGCGCCGGGCGGTGCGTACGTGCTGGAGTTCCCGCTGGGCGCGGGAGCCGGCACGGTGACCCTGCCCGAACCGCCGAAGGAGCCCGAGGACAAGGCTCCCGAGGGCAAGCCGAACCACGAGGGCAAGGGCGAGTCCGGCGGCCGGCGCGCACGGCGCAGCGGCGTGGACGCGTTCCTGGACGACGAGGCCGAGGAGCCGAAGGCCCCCGAGGGCCGCGGCCCCGGCCAGGGTGGTGGCGGGAGCGCGCTGGCGCTGCCGTCCGGACGGCGACGGGCCGACGGCAGCCCCGCCGACTCCGGTCCGACGGGATCCGGGCTGGCGCAGTCCCCGGTGAACCCGGCGGGCCTGGGCACCGGACGCCGCCGGGGTCGGGACGGCGACGGCAGCGGCAACGGCGCCGCGGCCGGCCCCGCCCGGGGTCCCCAAAACGGTGTGAACGGCGGGCAGGGCGGCTCCGGTCGGCCCGTGCCCCCGCAGGGCACCGCGATGCCCGCGCTGCCGCCCGTACCGCCGGTCCCGGTGTCCGAGCACCCCGCGGGGCGACGGCGGGCGCTGGGGCCCGCGGGTCCGCCCGCGCAGCCCGGCGGGCCCGTACCGGCGACCGGCCTCGTACCGCCCGTCCCGCAGCGCCCCATCGCCCCCGAGGGCGGCTTCGCGCTGCCCGCCGGCCCGACCCCAGCGGCGAGCCCGGTTCCGGGGCCCGCCCCGGCCGCACCGCAGGCGCCCGCGATGGCCGGTTCCGCGCCCGCTCCCGCCGAGGCCGACTCCGACGCTCCGGGCGGACGCCGCGGCCGGCGCGTGCTCGGTGCCCCGGCCTCGGAGCCCGAGACCCCCGACACCGCGCCCGAGGCAGGTGCGCAGGAAGCCGCCGACCCGGCCCACCCCACCGGTCGACGCCGCGCCCTGCCCGCCACCCCGGCGTGGCCGGTACCCGCCGCCCGGACCGCAGTCGAGGACGACCAGGCCGCGTCGGCCGCCGTCCCCGGTGCCCGGCAGCCGCAGGACGCCCCGGCGGAGGCCGCGCAGCCGATCAGCGTGCGCGCCCTCGGCACCCTGGGCCAGGGCATTTCCGTCGACGCGAGCGGCTCCGGTCGCAGGCGCCGACTCGCCGAACCCGCCGCTCAGGGACGTGCCTTCGCCATAGGGGCACCCGAGGCGGGATCCGCCGAGGGCCCCGAGCCGCTGGACGGCCCCGGTGGCGCCGTCGAGGTGGTCAACCGGCCCGTGCCCCGTCCCGTGGACGACGAGCTGCCGCCGGAGCCGCTGGACAATCCGCGCCGGCTGCTCGTGTGGCCCGCGCCCGACGCGCAGACGCAGCAGGCCCTCAGCGACCGCGGCTACCGCCCGGTGATCGTGAACTCCCGCGAGGAGGTGGACGCGCAGATCGCCGCTTTCCCCGCGGCGCTGTTCGTCGACCCGCTGACCGGGCCGATCACCCGGACCGCCCTGCAGTCGCTGCGTCAGGCCGCGGTGGCCGCCGAGGTTCCGGTCCTGGTCACGGCCGGGCTGGGACACGCCACGCGCGAGGCCGCGTACGGCGCCGATCCGGCCGTCCTGCTCAAGGCGCTCGCGCCCCGCGACAGCGAGCAGCACCCGTCCCGGGTCCTGCTGATCGAGGAGCACGAGGAGATCGCCATCGCCCTGAGCGCCGCCCTGGAGCGGCGCGGGATGCAGGTGGCACGGGCGGGCGCCGACACGGACGCCGTCGAGCTGGCGACCCGGATGCGCCCCAACCTGGTGGTCATGGACCTGATGCAGGTCCGGCGCCGTCGGGCCGGGATCGTGGACTGGTTGCGTGCCAACGGACAGTTGAACCGGACCCCGCTGGTCGTCTACACGACCGCCGGGATCGACCCGGCCGAACTGCCGCGGCTGGCCTCGGGCGAGAGCGTCCTGTTCCTCGCCGAACGGGCCACGACCGCGGACGTGCAGGGCCGCATCGTGGACCTGCTGGCAAAGATCGGCACCAACTAG
- a CDS encoding antibiotic biosynthesis monooxygenase, whose amino-acid sequence MAITDTTEHTVPADNGEVNLLIARQVEPGHEETFEAWAHGILETAASFPDHLGYGLFRPASEGGPWFLVHRFRNEAAFHRWQDSAERAQWFSNCLGHHHTEIARRELHGMETWFAKPGTTRPAPPRWKMAISSGLAIFPISLAGNALLGPYLVDLHFVVRTAAFAVVFSTLMTYVAMPAVSKLLRPWLTRG is encoded by the coding sequence ATGGCCATCACCGACACGACCGAGCACACCGTCCCCGCCGACAACGGGGAGGTGAACCTGCTCATCGCCCGTCAGGTGGAGCCGGGCCACGAGGAGACGTTCGAGGCCTGGGCCCACGGGATCCTGGAGACCGCCGCGAGCTTCCCGGACCACCTCGGCTACGGGCTGTTCCGCCCGGCCTCGGAGGGCGGGCCCTGGTTCCTGGTGCACCGCTTCCGCAACGAGGCCGCGTTCCACCGGTGGCAGGACTCCGCCGAGCGGGCGCAGTGGTTCTCCAACTGCCTCGGGCACCACCACACCGAGATAGCCCGGCGGGAACTCCACGGCATGGAGACCTGGTTCGCCAAGCCGGGTACGACCCGGCCCGCGCCGCCGCGCTGGAAGATGGCGATCAGCTCGGGGCTGGCGATCTTCCCGATCTCGCTGGCGGGCAACGCGCTGCTCGGGCCGTACCTGGTGGATCTGCACTTCGTGGTGCGCACAGCGGCGTTCGCGGTCGTCTTCAGCACCCTCATGACCTACGTGGCCATGCCCGCCGTCAGTAAGCTGCTGCGGCCCTGGCTGACCCGGGGCTGA
- a CDS encoding long-chain fatty acid--CoA ligase, with product MLSTMQDVPLLVTRILQHGMTIHGKSQVTTWTGEAEPHRRSFAEIGTRATRLANALRDELGVRQDDRVATLMWNNAEHVEAYFAIPSMGAVLHTLNLRLPPEQLVFIVNHAADRVVLVNGTLLPLLVPLLPHLPTIEHVVVAGVGDRSGLEGLDVRVHEYEELLAGRPDTYAWPELDERQAAAMCYTSGTTGDPKGVIYSHRSVYLHSMQVNMAESMGLTDRDTTLVVVPQFHVNAWGLPHATFMTGINMLMPDRFLQPAPLAEMIEREKPTHAAAVPTIWQGLLAEVTANPRDLTSMKQVTIGGAACPPSLMEAYEKLGVRLCHAWGMTETSPLGTMAHPPAGLTAEEEWPYRITQGRFPAGVEGRLVGPGGDHLPWDGRSAGELEVRGTWIAGAYYGGAEGEPLRPEDKFSADGWLKTGDVGVISADGFLTLTDRAKDVIKSGGEWISSVELENALMAHPEVAEAAVVAVPDEKWGERPLATVVRTQGASIDYAGLRAFLAQSIAKWQLPERWAFVDAVPKTSVGKFDKKVIRKQYADGALEVTTLG from the coding sequence TTGCTGAGCACGATGCAGGACGTACCGCTCCTCGTCACCCGCATACTCCAGCACGGGATGACGATCCACGGGAAGTCCCAGGTCACGACCTGGACCGGGGAGGCCGAGCCGCATCGTCGCAGCTTCGCCGAGATCGGTACCCGCGCCACCCGCCTCGCCAACGCCCTGCGCGACGAACTCGGCGTCCGGCAGGACGACCGGGTCGCGACCCTCATGTGGAACAACGCCGAGCACGTGGAGGCGTACTTCGCGATTCCCTCCATGGGCGCCGTTCTGCACACGCTGAACCTGCGACTGCCTCCCGAGCAGCTGGTCTTCATCGTCAACCACGCGGCGGACCGGGTCGTGCTGGTCAACGGCACCCTGCTCCCGCTCCTGGTCCCGCTGCTGCCGCACCTGCCCACCATCGAGCACGTGGTCGTCGCGGGCGTCGGGGACCGTTCCGGGCTCGAAGGCCTCGACGTGCGCGTGCACGAGTACGAGGAACTCCTGGCGGGGCGCCCGGACACCTATGCCTGGCCCGAGCTGGACGAACGCCAGGCCGCGGCCATGTGCTACACCTCCGGCACCACCGGCGACCCCAAGGGCGTCATCTACTCGCACCGCTCCGTCTACCTGCACTCGATGCAGGTGAACATGGCCGAGTCGATGGGTCTGACGGACCGGGACACCACGCTCGTCGTCGTTCCGCAGTTCCACGTGAACGCGTGGGGCCTGCCCCACGCCACGTTCATGACCGGCATCAACATGCTGATGCCGGACCGCTTCCTTCAGCCCGCCCCGCTCGCCGAGATGATCGAGCGGGAGAAGCCCACCCACGCCGCGGCCGTCCCCACCATCTGGCAGGGACTGCTCGCCGAGGTGACCGCCAACCCGCGCGACCTGACCTCGATGAAGCAGGTCACGATCGGCGGTGCGGCCTGTCCGCCCTCCCTCATGGAGGCGTACGAGAAGCTCGGCGTCCGCCTCTGTCACGCCTGGGGCATGACGGAGACCTCGCCGCTCGGCACCATGGCGCACCCGCCGGCCGGTCTGACCGCCGAGGAGGAGTGGCCGTACCGGATCACCCAGGGCCGATTCCCCGCAGGCGTCGAAGGGCGCCTGGTGGGACCCGGCGGCGACCACCTGCCGTGGGACGGCCGGTCGGCGGGCGAGCTGGAGGTGCGCGGCACCTGGATCGCGGGCGCCTACTACGGCGGCGCGGAAGGCGAGCCGCTCCGTCCCGAGGACAAGTTCAGCGCGGACGGCTGGCTCAAGACCGGCGATGTCGGCGTGATCAGCGCCGACGGGTTCCTCACGCTGACCGACCGGGCCAAGGACGTCATCAAGTCCGGCGGCGAGTGGATCTCCAGCGTCGAGCTGGAGAACGCGCTGATGGCGCACCCGGAGGTGGCCGAGGCGGCGGTCGTGGCCGTCCCCGACGAGAAGTGGGGCGAGCGTCCGCTGGCCACGGTCGTCCGCACGCAGGGCGCGAGCATCGACTACGCGGGGCTGCGCGCGTTCCTCGCCCAGTCGATCGCCAAATGGCAGTTGCCGGAGCGCTGGGCCTTCGTGGACGCGGTGCCGAAGACGAGCGTCGGCAAGTTCGACAAGAAGGTGATCCGGAAGCAGTACGCGGACGGGGCACTGGAGGTCACCACGCTGGGCTAG
- a CDS encoding SigE family RNA polymerase sigma factor, with the protein MTTPVCTLASNPTTYPSFSAYVRTRGSVLMRTARSLTANPCDAEDLLQTALAKTYVAWDRIEDHRALDGYVRRALVNTRTSQWRKRKVDEFVCDELPESEEPPATDPAEAQALRDAMWRAVTRLPDRQRAMVVLRYYEDLSEAQTAELLGVSVGTVKSAVSRALVKLREDPELTVVR; encoded by the coding sequence ATGACCACGCCTGTGTGCACACTCGCCTCGAATCCGACGACGTACCCGTCGTTCTCGGCGTACGTCCGGACCCGCGGCTCGGTCCTGATGCGCACCGCGCGCTCCCTCACCGCCAACCCCTGCGACGCCGAGGACCTGCTGCAGACGGCCCTGGCCAAGACGTACGTGGCCTGGGACCGCATCGAGGACCACCGGGCCCTCGACGGCTACGTGCGGCGGGCGCTGGTCAACACCCGCACTTCGCAGTGGCGCAAGCGCAAGGTGGACGAGTTCGTCTGCGACGAGCTTCCGGAGAGCGAGGAGCCGCCGGCCACCGACCCCGCGGAGGCGCAGGCCCTGCGCGACGCCATGTGGCGCGCGGTGACCCGGCTGCCCGACCGGCAACGGGCGATGGTGGTGCTCCGCTACTACGAGGACCTGAGCGAGGCGCAGACCGCCGAGCTGCTCGGGGTCTCGGTGGGCACGGTCAAGAGCGCGGTCTCCCGCGCCCTGGTCAAGCTGCGCGAGGACCCGGAACTCACCGTCGTCCGATGA